A genomic stretch from Lathyrus oleraceus cultivar Zhongwan6 chromosome 2, CAAS_Psat_ZW6_1.0, whole genome shotgun sequence includes:
- the LOC127121841 gene encoding uncharacterized mitochondrial protein AtMg00810-like: protein MVYILLYVDNIILITFTLVLRQLIMSLLASEFAMKDLGPLSYFMSIAVSRHPDGIFLSQSTYASKIIERVGMVSCKPSATPVDTKQELITSPNTSYEDPSLYRSLPGAQQYLTFTRPDISYAVQQVCLHMHAPRTERMLSLKRILRYVHGTLHFGLHLSPSPITKLISYTNADWGGCPDTRRSTSSYCVFLGDNLISWSSKRQPNLSRSSAEAKYRGIANVVSELCWIHNLLLELHFLIPRATLVYCNNVSAIYLSGNHVQHQRTKHIEMDIHFVQEKVARCQAHVLHVPSRHQIADIFTKRLPPILFDDFRTSLSVREPSASTAEV from the coding sequence ATGGTTTACATTCTGCTGTATGTAGACAACATCATCCTCATCACCTTCACTCTTGTCCTCCGCCAATTAATTATGTCACTCTTAGCATCTGAGTTTGCAATGAAGGATTTAGGCCCTCTGAGTTACTTTATGAGTATTGCAGTATCTCGTCATCCTGATGGCATATTTCTCAGTCAAAGCACTTATGCTTCAAAGATCATTGAACGTGTTGGCATGGTGTCCTGTAAACCATCAGCCACTCCTGTTGACACCAAGCAGGAACTTATCACCTCCCCCAACACTTCTTATGAGGATCCCTCCTTGTATCGGAGTCTTCCAGGGGCCCAACAGTATCTCACCTTCACTCGACCTGATATATCATATGCTGTTCAGCAAGTTTGTCTTCACATGCATGCCCCTCGCACGGAACGTATGCTTTCTCTTAAGCGCATTTTGCGCTATGTTCACGGCACCTTACATTTTGGACTACACTTATCCCCATCTCCCATTACAAAGCTTATCTCCTACACTAACGCTGATTGGGGTGGATGTCCTGACACCAGACGTTCTACATCTAGTTACTGTGTTTTTCTAGGTGACAACCTTATTTCTTGGTCTTCCAAAAGGCAACCAAATCTCTCCCGTTCCAGTGCTGAAGCCAAATATAGGGGGATTGCCAATGTTGTCTCTGAATTGTGTTGGATTCACAATCTTCTCCTGGAACTCCATTTTCTTATTCCTCGGGCCACTTTGGTGTATTGTAACAATGTTAGTGCCATCTATCTATCTGGTAATCATGTGCAGCATCAGCGtactaagcatattgagatggACATTCATTTTGTTCAGGAAAAGGTAGCTCGTTGTCAGGCTCACGTCCTTCATGTTCCCTCAAGACATCAGATCGCAGACATCTTCACCAAAAGACTTCCTCCCATTCTCTTTGATGATTTTCGGACCAGTCTAAGCGTACGTGAACCTTCTGCTTCGACTGCGGAGGTGTGA